The Zalophus californianus isolate mZalCal1 chromosome X, mZalCal1.pri.v2, whole genome shotgun sequence genome window below encodes:
- the PPP1R2C gene encoding protein phosphatase inhibitor 2 family member C has protein sequence MATSTTSHRPIKGILKNKSSTASLVTASAQQSGGTLPEVKRKKSQKWDESNIMATQRPAYRDYDLMKINEPSSPYFSPQDDGEEPVNDLEAKEAMTPDILAKKLAASGTSELNCQLGEPESDGAHSSKILLDKQEKQRQVEMKRKLHYNEGLHLKLARQLISEEFQQEKDKDDNEETLDDDNNEGNTATEESDEGPTSDELQTQSFSA, from the coding sequence ATGGCGACCTCCACCACCTCACACCGGCCCATCAAGGGGATACTGAAGAACAAGAGTTCCACTGCTTCCTTGGTGACTGCCTCTGCCCAGCAGTCGGGAGGGACATTACCAgaggtaaagagaaaaaagtcCCAGAAATGGGACGAATCCAACATCATGGCCACACAACGTCCAGCCTACAGAGACTACGATTTAATGAAGATCAACGAGCCCAGCAGCCCCTACTTCAGCCCACAAGACGATGGAGAAGAGCCAGTTAATGATTTGGAAGCAAAGGAAGCCATGACCCCAGACATCTTAGCCAAGAAATTAGCCGCCAGTGGTACCTCGGAGTTGAACTGCCAGTTGGGAGAGCCGGAGAGTGACGGGGCACACAGCAGCAAGATCCTACTCGACAAGCAAGAAAAGCAGCGGCAGGTcgaaatgaaaaggaaactacACTATAACGAAGGACTGCACCTCAAGCTGGCTAGACAACTGATCTCCGAAGAGTTCCAACAAGAGAAAGACAAGGATGACAACGAAGAAACTCTAGATGACGACAACAACGAAGGCAACACCGCTACGGAAGAATCGGATGAAGGTCCTACAAGTGACGAACTGCAAACCCAGTCATTCTCTGCCTAG